A single window of Rhizobium indicum DNA harbors:
- a CDS encoding L,D-transpeptidase family protein, protein MTPSTIVVRPAPGRKSRAIVRFGAITVPAAIGRSGRTVMKREGDGATPIASMRLISGFRRGERNGRLVTPLSIRRIRPDMLWCDQSDNASYNRLVRAPFSASHEEMRRSDWLYDICLVMDWNISSRARNRGSAIFFHLIRPGYEPTAGCVAVSLRDMRRLLPHIRKGTIVRVV, encoded by the coding sequence ATGACGCCGTCGACGATCGTGGTGCGTCCTGCGCCGGGGCGCAAGAGCCGGGCGATCGTCCGGTTCGGCGCCATCACCGTGCCCGCTGCGATCGGCCGCTCCGGCCGCACCGTGATGAAACGCGAGGGCGACGGCGCCACGCCGATCGCCTCGATGAGGCTGATATCGGGCTTCCGGCGTGGCGAGCGGAACGGCCGGCTCGTCACTCCGCTTTCCATCCGCCGCATCCGGCCCGACATGCTCTGGTGCGATCAATCTGACAATGCCAGCTACAACCGCCTCGTCCGGGCGCCGTTCAGCGCAAGTCACGAGGAGATGCGGCGCAGCGACTGGCTCTACGATATCTGCCTGGTGATGGACTGGAACATCTCCTCGCGTGCGCGCAATCGCGGCTCGGCGATCTTCTTCCATCTCATCCGGCCGGGCTACGAGCCGACGGCGGGCTGCGTGGCGGTGAGCCTGCGCGACATGCGCCGCCTGCTGCCACACATTCGAAAGGGAACGATTGTCCGCGTCGTCTGA
- a CDS encoding cyclic nucleotide-binding domain-containing protein has product MALTDDIHMLAQLPLFKDMNEDQLRLIAFGADRRMIAAGQMLFRQGSPAESAYVILSGSLELSATSSDGMQRTGGIAGPGTLVSELALVTLVERKFTAVAREDTSIIRITRALFHRLIEEYPDAARLIENRIRDNLAELAAKAASQFYRFN; this is encoded by the coding sequence ATGGCGCTGACCGACGACATCCACATGCTCGCGCAGCTTCCTCTGTTCAAAGACATGAACGAGGATCAGCTGCGGTTGATCGCCTTTGGCGCCGACCGGCGCATGATCGCTGCCGGCCAGATGCTGTTTCGCCAGGGCTCGCCCGCCGAGAGCGCCTATGTCATCCTCAGCGGCAGCCTGGAGCTGAGCGCAACGAGCAGCGACGGCATGCAGAGGACAGGGGGGATCGCCGGCCCCGGAACCCTGGTTTCCGAACTGGCGCTGGTGACCTTGGTAGAGCGTAAGTTCACCGCGGTAGCGCGCGAGGACACCAGCATCATCCGCATCACCCGCGCCCTGTTCCACCGGCTGATCGAGGAATATCCGGACGCAGCCCGGCTGATCGAGAACCGGATCCGCGACAATCTTGCCGAACTCGCGGCAAAGGCCGCAAGCCAGTTCTACCGCTTCAACTGA
- a CDS encoding exodeoxyribonuclease III: protein MGFSITTWNINSVRLRMPIVEQLVLKHRPDILCLQETKVTNDLFPAAPLRAMGYNHIIIHGQKGYHGVAIASRIPLTEDHRQDYCGVGDARHISAIFEHGNRRVRLHNFYVPAGGDEPDRTINPKFGHKLDFIEEMKLLKANGEANTSAILVGDLNIAPLEHDVWSHKQLLKIVSHTSVETEGLLEVMKRGAWLDLMRQHVPASEKLYTWWSYRAKDWEAADRGRRLDHIWSSSDLGPHLKRIEILKEARGWDRPSDHVPVTAHFDF, encoded by the coding sequence ATGGGCTTTTCGATCACCACCTGGAACATCAATTCGGTGCGGTTGCGCATGCCCATCGTCGAGCAGCTCGTTCTCAAGCACAGGCCCGATATCCTCTGCCTGCAGGAAACCAAGGTGACGAACGACCTGTTTCCCGCGGCACCGCTCAGGGCGATGGGCTATAATCACATCATCATCCATGGCCAGAAGGGCTATCACGGCGTGGCGATCGCCTCGCGCATTCCGTTGACCGAGGATCACCGGCAGGATTATTGCGGCGTCGGCGATGCGCGCCACATCTCGGCGATCTTCGAGCACGGCAATCGCCGCGTTCGGCTGCACAATTTCTATGTCCCGGCCGGCGGCGACGAGCCGGATCGCACGATCAATCCGAAATTCGGCCACAAGCTCGATTTCATCGAGGAGATGAAGCTGCTGAAAGCCAATGGCGAGGCCAACACCTCAGCCATCCTCGTCGGTGACCTCAACATCGCGCCGCTGGAGCATGATGTCTGGTCGCACAAGCAGCTTCTGAAGATCGTCAGCCATACGTCCGTCGAAACCGAGGGGCTGCTCGAGGTGATGAAGCGCGGCGCCTGGCTCGATCTGATGCGCCAGCATGTGCCTGCCAGCGAGAAACTCTACACCTGGTGGAGCTACCGCGCCAAGGATTGGGAGGCCGCCGATCGCGGCCGTCGTCTCGACCATATCTGGTCGTCGTCGGATCTCGGGCCGCATCTGAAGCGGATAGAAATCCTGAAGGAGGCGCGCGGCTGGGACCGGCCCTCCGACCACGTACCGGTGACGGCGCATTTCGATTTCTAG
- a CDS encoding amino acid ABC transporter permease — MALRPSPDRHVKDDYPWWLVALITIGIVLAVVIVANDIYAQVFRTVVNGVGVTVFVTLVAFVLATVLGLGICLLGMADSQVLRQIARFYIEIIRGIPILVLLFYVAFVGAPALVAGYNFLISPLVTSGVAEPILVRDLSLMCRAIIALTVGYSSFIAEIFRAGFQSVDLGQIEAAKALGLSRYRRFRSVVFPQAIRVIFPPLSNDFVSMVKDSSLVSVLGVADITQMGKVYAAGSFRFFETYSIVTYIYLILTIGLSLALRRTEKWMKSR; from the coding sequence ATGGCCCTGCGACCATCTCCAGACAGACACGTCAAGGACGACTATCCCTGGTGGCTGGTCGCCCTCATCACGATCGGCATCGTGCTTGCCGTTGTCATCGTCGCCAACGATATCTATGCCCAGGTCTTCCGCACCGTCGTCAACGGTGTCGGCGTCACCGTCTTCGTCACGCTGGTCGCCTTCGTGCTCGCCACCGTGCTCGGCCTCGGCATCTGCCTGCTCGGCATGGCCGACAGCCAGGTGTTGCGTCAGATTGCGCGCTTCTACATCGAGATCATCCGCGGCATACCGATCCTCGTGCTGCTGTTCTACGTCGCCTTCGTCGGCGCACCGGCTCTGGTTGCAGGCTATAATTTCCTGATTTCACCGCTGGTGACATCAGGCGTGGCCGAGCCCATCCTGGTGCGCGATCTCTCGCTGATGTGCCGAGCGATCATCGCGCTGACGGTCGGCTATTCCTCCTTCATCGCCGAAATCTTTCGGGCCGGTTTCCAGTCGGTCGATCTCGGCCAGATCGAGGCGGCCAAGGCGCTTGGCCTGTCGCGCTACCGACGCTTTCGTTCCGTCGTCTTCCCGCAGGCGATCCGGGTGATCTTCCCGCCGCTCTCCAACGATTTCGTCTCGATGGTGAAGGACAGCTCGCTCGTCTCGGTGCTCGGAGTCGCCGACATCACCCAGATGGGCAAGGTCTATGCCGCCGGTTCCTTCCGCTTCTTCGAGACCTATTCGATCGTCACCTATATCTATCTGATCCTGACGATCGGCCTGTCGCTGGCGCTGCGGCGGACGGAGAAATGGATGAAATCGCGGTAA
- a CDS encoding chorismate mutase codes for MIDPNVKAQLASYRQSIDNIDAALVHMLAERFRCTKEVGVLKAKYNLPPADPAREEYQIERLRQLAKAANLDPDFAEKFLNFVIKEVIRHHEQIAADHAEQSAAAR; via the coding sequence ATGATTGATCCAAACGTCAAAGCCCAGCTCGCGAGCTATCGTCAGTCGATCGACAATATCGACGCCGCTCTCGTGCACATGCTGGCCGAACGCTTCCGCTGCACCAAAGAGGTCGGCGTGCTGAAGGCCAAATACAATTTGCCGCCGGCCGACCCGGCGCGCGAGGAATACCAGATCGAACGCCTTCGCCAGCTGGCGAAAGCCGCCAATCTGGACCCGGATTTCGCCGAGAAGTTCCTGAACTTCGTAATCAAGGAAGTCATCCGGCATCATGAGCAGATCGCTGCGGATCACGCTGAACAGAGCGCTGCAGCCCGATAA
- the rimM gene encoding ribosome maturation factor RimM (Essential for efficient processing of 16S rRNA): MTKLENPVLMATIGGAQGLRGEVRAKAYTADPGALGDYGHLHSMDGRSFEVLEIREMKNVVVVRFRGVNDRNAAEALNGLELYIERDNLPDEELEDDEFYYADLEGLEARDDKGVSYGTVTGVFDFGAGDLLELKGPGKRPVLIPFSEASVLEIDLEAGTLLIDPLAAGLVEDPEELSKFTPDKPKKKK; the protein is encoded by the coding sequence ATGACCAAGCTTGAAAACCCCGTTCTGATGGCGACGATCGGTGGCGCGCAGGGCCTCCGGGGCGAGGTGCGCGCCAAGGCCTATACGGCCGATCCCGGTGCGCTTGGCGACTACGGCCATCTGCACAGCATGGACGGCCGCAGCTTCGAAGTCCTCGAAATCCGCGAGATGAAGAATGTCGTCGTCGTCCGTTTCCGCGGCGTCAACGACCGCAATGCCGCCGAGGCTCTGAACGGGCTTGAACTCTATATCGAGCGGGACAACCTGCCGGACGAGGAGCTGGAGGACGACGAGTTCTACTATGCCGATCTCGAAGGGCTCGAGGCACGCGACGACAAGGGCGTCAGCTATGGCACCGTCACCGGCGTCTTCGATTTCGGCGCCGGCGACCTGCTGGAACTCAAAGGTCCGGGCAAGCGCCCGGTGCTGATCCCCTTCTCCGAAGCCTCGGTGCTGGAGATCGACCTCGAGGCCGGCACGCTGCTGATCGATCCGCTGGCGGCGGGGCTGGTCGAGGATCCCGAAGAGCTTTCGAAATTCACTCCCGACAAGCCGAAAAAGAAGAAGTAA
- the leuC gene encoding 3-isopropylmalate dehydratase large subunit — protein MSAPRTIYDKIWDDHLVDEQADGTCLLYIDRHLVHEVTSPQAFEGLRMTGRKVRAPEKTLAVVDHNVPTSPDRHLGIKNEESRIQVEALATNAAEFGVEYYSASDKRQGIVHIVGPEQGFTLPGMTIVCGDSHTSTHGAFGALAHGIGTSEVEHVLATQTLIQKKAKNMLVRVDGVLPPHVTAKDIILAIIGEIGTAGGTGHVIEFAGEAIRALSMEGRMTICNMTIEGGARAGLIAPDEKTFEYIKGKPRAPKGEALEQAIAYWKTLQTDEGAHYDRVVVLDAASLPPIVSWGSSPEDVISVQGIVPNPDDIPDETKRTSKWRALDYMGLKPGTKMTDITLDRVFIGSCTNGRIEDLREVAKVVEGKTVAPTVDAMIVPGSGLVKEQAEAEGLDKIFKAAGFDWREPGCSMCLAMNDDRLKPGERCASTSNRNFEGRQGFKGRTHLVSPAMAAAAAIAGHFVDIREWN, from the coding sequence ATGAGCGCACCGCGTACCATCTACGACAAGATCTGGGACGATCATCTGGTCGACGAACAGGCAGACGGCACCTGTCTTCTCTACATCGACCGCCACCTGGTCCACGAAGTCACCTCGCCGCAGGCTTTCGAAGGCCTGCGCATGACCGGCCGCAAGGTTCGCGCGCCGGAAAAGACGCTCGCCGTCGTCGACCATAACGTTCCGACTTCGCCCGACCGCCACCTCGGCATCAAGAACGAGGAAAGCCGCATCCAGGTGGAAGCGCTGGCGACCAACGCCGCCGAATTCGGCGTCGAATATTATTCGGCAAGCGACAAGCGCCAGGGCATCGTCCACATCGTCGGTCCGGAACAGGGCTTCACCCTGCCCGGCATGACCATCGTCTGCGGCGACAGCCACACCTCGACGCACGGCGCTTTCGGCGCGCTGGCGCACGGCATCGGCACCTCCGAGGTCGAGCATGTTCTGGCGACCCAGACGCTGATCCAGAAGAAGGCGAAAAACATGCTGGTGCGGGTCGACGGCGTGCTTCCGCCGCACGTCACCGCCAAGGACATCATCCTTGCCATCATCGGCGAGATCGGCACGGCCGGCGGCACCGGCCACGTCATCGAATTTGCCGGCGAAGCGATCCGCGCGCTGTCGATGGAAGGCCGCATGACCATCTGCAACATGACGATCGAAGGCGGCGCCCGCGCCGGCCTGATCGCCCCGGATGAAAAGACCTTCGAATATATCAAGGGCAAGCCGCGCGCGCCGAAGGGCGAGGCGCTGGAACAGGCGATCGCCTACTGGAAGACGCTGCAGACCGACGAGGGCGCTCATTACGACCGCGTCGTCGTGCTCGACGCCGCCAGCCTGCCGCCGATCGTTTCCTGGGGCTCCTCGCCCGAGGATGTCATCTCCGTCCAGGGCATCGTTCCGAACCCGGACGACATTCCGGACGAAACCAAGCGCACCTCCAAATGGCGCGCGCTCGACTATATGGGCCTGAAGCCGGGCACGAAGATGACCGACATCACGCTCGACCGCGTCTTCATCGGCTCCTGCACCAACGGCCGCATCGAGGATCTGCGCGAAGTCGCCAAGGTCGTCGAAGGCAAGACGGTTGCCCCGACTGTCGACGCGATGATCGTGCCGGGTTCCGGCCTCGTCAAGGAACAGGCGGAAGCCGAAGGTCTCGACAAGATCTTCAAGGCCGCCGGTTTCGACTGGCGCGAGCCGGGCTGCTCCATGTGCCTTGCCATGAACGACGACCGCCTGAAGCCGGGCGAACGCTGCGCTTCGACCTCGAACCGCAACTTCGAAGGCCGTCAGGGCTTCAAGGGCCGCACGCACCTCGTCTCGCCGGCAATGGCAGCCGCAGCCGCAATCGCCGGCCACTTCGTCGATATCCGCGAGTGGAACTGA
- a CDS encoding basic amino acid ABC transporter substrate-binding protein has product MLFRRTVLASFAALALLPLAASAAELPDLGGKSVVVVTENAYPPLQFVDPKSGKAIGWEYDAMNEIAKRLNFKVEYQNTSWDAMIQAVSDGQYNIGMTGITIKEDRKQKVDFSDPYMRSQQFMLVRGDEKRFTDAKSFGEFKDGLVGAQPGTTPFYTAVYEVLDGNEQNPRIKLFETFGATVQALKAGDVDVVLTDGTAGKGYVDASNGALKLIGEPLGTEDFGFIFPKGSDLVAPVNAAIAALKADGTLDGLNKKWFLDYKMGE; this is encoded by the coding sequence ATGTTGTTTCGTCGTACCGTTCTTGCGAGCTTCGCCGCCCTTGCTCTTCTACCCCTCGCCGCATCGGCCGCCGAACTGCCCGATCTCGGCGGCAAGAGCGTCGTCGTCGTCACCGAGAATGCCTATCCGCCGCTGCAATTCGTCGATCCGAAATCCGGCAAGGCGATCGGCTGGGAATATGATGCGATGAACGAGATCGCCAAGCGGCTGAATTTCAAGGTCGAATACCAGAACACCAGCTGGGACGCGATGATCCAGGCGGTGTCCGACGGCCAGTACAACATCGGCATGACCGGCATCACCATCAAGGAAGACCGCAAGCAGAAGGTGGATTTCTCCGATCCCTATATGCGCTCGCAGCAGTTCATGCTGGTGCGCGGCGATGAGAAGCGCTTCACCGACGCCAAGTCCTTCGGCGAATTCAAGGATGGCCTGGTCGGCGCACAACCCGGCACCACGCCCTTCTACACCGCCGTCTACGAAGTGCTTGATGGCAACGAGCAGAACCCGCGCATCAAGCTCTTCGAAACCTTCGGCGCCACCGTCCAGGCCCTGAAGGCCGGCGACGTCGACGTCGTGCTGACCGACGGCACCGCCGGCAAGGGTTATGTCGACGCCTCGAACGGCGCCTTGAAGCTGATCGGCGAGCCGCTCGGCACCGAAGATTTCGGTTTCATCTTCCCGAAGGGGTCCGACCTCGTCGCCCCTGTTAATGCCGCCATCGCCGCACTCAAGGCCGACGGCACGCTGGATGGACTGAACAAGAAGTGGTTTCTCGACTACAAGATGGGCGAATGA
- a CDS encoding aldo/keto reductase, translating into MTAQPIITFHDGHSIPQIGLGVWQTPQDIAAPTVRTAIAVGYRHIDTASGYDNEEGVGEGIRSSGLDRKDIFVTTKLRNTDQGFDNTLRAFDGSLKKLGSEYVDLYLIHWPSPHRGLYTETWKAFVRIREEGRARSIGVSNFNPEHLERIIGETGIVPVINQIELHPDFQQKAAQAAHQKLNIATESWSPLGQGKFISNAVIGEIAKKHQKTPAQVIIRWHIDTGLVVIPKSVTPSRIEENLQVFDFKLDADDMAAIAKLDSAGARMGPDPMTATF; encoded by the coding sequence GTGACCGCTCAACCTATCATCACTTTCCATGACGGACATTCCATTCCACAAATCGGCCTCGGCGTCTGGCAGACGCCGCAGGATATTGCCGCTCCCACCGTGCGCACGGCGATCGCCGTCGGCTATCGTCACATCGATACGGCTTCCGGCTACGACAACGAAGAGGGCGTCGGCGAAGGCATCCGCTCTTCCGGCCTCGACCGCAAGGACATCTTCGTCACCACCAAGCTCAGGAATACCGATCAAGGCTTTGACAATACGCTGCGCGCCTTCGACGGCAGCCTGAAGAAGCTCGGTTCCGAATATGTCGACCTCTATCTCATTCACTGGCCGTCGCCGCATCGCGGCCTTTATACAGAAACCTGGAAGGCTTTCGTGCGCATCCGGGAAGAGGGCCGTGCCCGCTCGATCGGCGTGTCGAATTTCAATCCCGAACATCTTGAGCGCATCATCGGCGAAACCGGCATCGTCCCCGTCATCAACCAGATCGAGCTGCATCCCGACTTCCAGCAGAAGGCGGCGCAGGCGGCTCATCAGAAGCTGAACATCGCCACCGAATCCTGGAGCCCGCTCGGCCAGGGCAAGTTCATCTCGAACGCGGTGATCGGTGAGATCGCCAAGAAGCATCAGAAGACGCCGGCCCAGGTCATCATCCGCTGGCACATCGACACCGGCCTTGTCGTCATCCCGAAATCGGTGACGCCGTCGCGCATCGAGGAGAATTTGCAGGTGTTCGACTTCAAGCTCGATGCCGACGATATGGCCGCGATCGCCAAGCTCGACAGCGCCGGTGCCCGCATGGGGCCGGATCCGATGACGGCAACCTTCTGA
- a CDS encoding cell surface protein → MRQKMAGRLPQTILGVFASLASIDAAAAAPIHPPAPPMTVSSSLWQQVAQGKAPTLNGYRGYSNARPGYIKSTNGYWYPSRAFASDEYTGSIGRPQRLNNACNYGFTPTNGSSKCNY, encoded by the coding sequence ATGAGACAGAAAATGGCAGGACGCCTGCCGCAAACCATCCTGGGCGTGTTCGCGTCGCTGGCATCAATCGATGCCGCTGCGGCTGCGCCGATCCATCCGCCGGCACCGCCGATGACGGTCTCTTCCAGCTTATGGCAACAGGTCGCGCAAGGCAAAGCACCAACTCTCAACGGATATCGCGGTTATAGCAACGCCCGGCCCGGCTATATCAAGAGCACGAACGGCTACTGGTACCCCTCGCGCGCCTTTGCTTCGGACGAATATACCGGCTCGATCGGACGGCCGCAGCGCCTGAACAATGCCTGCAACTACGGTTTTACCCCGACCAACGGCTCGTCCAAATGTAATTATTGA
- a CDS encoding outer membrane lipoprotein carrier protein LolA: MSHSDTFLSGLTVTRRDLLGAFAVAAITSAIPFGAYAQAAAPASGKAQAIADHFSGVTTMQGEFVQFGPRGEQTGGKFFIQRPGKLRFNYDDPSPMRVIADGKNVAIGNTKLKTWDLYPLSKTPLSLLLAQRIDLSAGMVKGVKEESDLTTIALGNNTVFGNSTITMMFDPKTYDLRQWTITDNQGKDTSVMIFNVKTGMQFDDRVFRVPYETIPGTPQSRD; the protein is encoded by the coding sequence ATGAGTCACTCCGATACCTTCCTCTCCGGCCTGACGGTAACGCGCCGCGACCTTCTCGGCGCCTTCGCCGTCGCTGCGATAACGAGCGCTATTCCCTTCGGCGCTTACGCGCAGGCGGCGGCTCCCGCCTCCGGCAAAGCGCAGGCGATCGCCGATCATTTTTCCGGTGTCACGACAATGCAGGGCGAATTCGTGCAGTTCGGCCCGCGCGGCGAACAGACCGGCGGCAAGTTCTTCATTCAGCGCCCCGGCAAGCTGCGCTTCAACTATGACGATCCGTCGCCGATGCGGGTAATTGCCGACGGCAAGAACGTCGCCATCGGCAATACGAAGCTCAAGACCTGGGATCTCTATCCGCTCTCCAAGACCCCGCTCAGCCTGCTCCTGGCGCAGCGTATCGACCTGTCGGCCGGCATGGTGAAGGGCGTGAAGGAAGAGTCCGACCTGACGACGATCGCGCTCGGCAACAATACGGTGTTTGGAAACTCGACCATCACCATGATGTTCGACCCGAAGACCTACGACCTGCGCCAGTGGACGATCACCGACAATCAGGGCAAGGATACCTCGGTGATGATCTTCAACGTCAAAACCGGCATGCAGTTCGACGATCGCGTCTTCCGCGTGCCCTATGAGACCATTCCCGGCACGCCTCAGTCGCGCGACTGA
- the rpsP gene encoding 30S ribosomal protein S16 has protein sequence MALKIRLARGGSKKRPYYHVVLADARSPRDGRFLENLGSWNPMLAKDDEKRVQLNAERIKHWIEHGAQPTDRVLRFLDEAGVAKREVKNNPVKAKPGKRAQERAAEKAQKVTDAAAAAADAAE, from the coding sequence ATGGCACTGAAAATTCGTCTCGCCCGCGGTGGTTCCAAGAAGCGCCCATATTACCACGTCGTTCTCGCCGATGCGCGCAGCCCGCGTGACGGCCGCTTCCTCGAAAACCTCGGTTCCTGGAACCCGATGCTTGCCAAGGACGATGAGAAGCGCGTTCAGTTGAACGCCGAGCGCATCAAGCACTGGATCGAACACGGCGCCCAGCCGACCGACCGCGTTCTGCGCTTCCTCGATGAGGCAGGCGTTGCCAAGCGCGAGGTCAAGAACAACCCGGTCAAGGCAAAGCCCGGCAAGCGCGCCCAGGAACGCGCCGCCGAAAAGGCTCAGAAGGTCACCGACGCCGCCGCTGCTGCTGCAGACGCCGCGGAATAA
- the rplS gene encoding 50S ribosomal protein L19, with protein sequence MNIIQQLEAEQAAKIEAKRTLPEFSPGDTVRVNVKVTEGTRTRVQAYEGVCIARSGGGLQENFTVRKISYGEGVERVFPIYSPMIESVDVVRRGKVRRAKLYYLRDRRGKSARIVEDTGVRARKLNDAERAAIAEEKARIEAEKVAAAQALAAERAAAEAAEAKAAAEKAAAEAAAAAAEPAAE encoded by the coding sequence ATGAACATCATTCAGCAGCTTGAGGCCGAACAGGCCGCCAAGATCGAAGCCAAGCGCACGCTTCCCGAATTTTCCCCGGGCGACACCGTCCGCGTCAACGTCAAGGTCACGGAAGGCACCCGTACCCGCGTTCAGGCCTATGAAGGCGTCTGCATCGCCCGCTCCGGCGGCGGCCTGCAGGAAAACTTCACGGTCCGCAAGATCTCCTACGGCGAAGGCGTCGAGCGCGTATTCCCGATCTACTCGCCGATGATCGAAAGCGTCGACGTCGTTCGCCGCGGTAAGGTCCGTCGCGCCAAGCTCTATTACCTGCGCGACCGTCGCGGCAAGTCTGCCCGTATCGTTGAAGACACCGGCGTCCGCGCCCGCAAGCTCAACGACGCCGAGCGCGCCGCCATTGCCGAGGAAAAGGCACGCATCGAAGCTGAAAAGGTTGCAGCAGCTCAGGCGCTCGCCGCCGAGAGGGCAGCAGCAGAAGCTGCGGAAGCCAAGGCCGCCGCTGAAAAGGCCGCCGCTGAAGCAGCCGCCGCTGCAGCGGAACCGGCAGCAGAATAA
- a CDS encoding response regulator transcription factor has product MTARTILLVDDDDDLRQTLTEQLSLYEEFTVLQEANAGKGVATARATPIDLLIMDVGLPDMDGREAVKLLRKGGFKAPIIMLTGHDTDSDTILGLEAGANDYVTKPFRFAVLLARIRVQLRQHEQSEDATFTVGPYLFKPSQKLLTTDNGQKIRLTEKEAAIIRYLYRAEQKVVTRDVLLEEVWGYNSGVTTHTLETHVYRLRQKIERDPSNAEILVTENGGYKIIP; this is encoded by the coding sequence ATGACCGCACGCACCATTCTTCTGGTGGATGACGACGATGACCTTCGGCAGACGCTGACGGAGCAATTGTCGCTGTATGAGGAATTCACGGTTCTGCAGGAAGCCAACGCCGGCAAGGGTGTCGCGACCGCCCGCGCGACGCCGATCGACCTGCTGATTATGGATGTCGGCCTGCCCGATATGGACGGCCGCGAGGCAGTGAAGCTGCTGCGCAAGGGCGGTTTCAAGGCGCCGATCATCATGCTGACTGGCCACGATACCGATTCGGACACGATCCTCGGTCTCGAAGCCGGCGCCAACGATTATGTCACCAAGCCTTTCCGCTTCGCCGTGCTGCTCGCCCGCATCCGCGTGCAGCTGCGCCAGCATGAGCAGAGCGAGGACGCGACCTTCACCGTCGGCCCCTACCTCTTCAAGCCGAGCCAGAAGCTCCTGACCACCGATAACGGCCAGAAGATCCGGCTGACGGAAAAGGAAGCGGCAATCATCCGCTATCTCTACCGCGCCGAACAGAAGGTCGTTACCCGCGACGTGCTGCTCGAAGAGGTCTGGGGCTATAATTCCGGGGTGACGACGCATACGCTGGAAACCCACGTCTATCGCCTGCGCCAGAAGATCGAGCGCGATCCCTCCAATGCTGAAATCCTCGTCACGGAAAACGGCGGCTACAAGATCATACCCTAG
- the trmD gene encoding tRNA (guanosine(37)-N1)-methyltransferase TrmD encodes MAFRASVLTLYPEMFPGHLGFSLAGKAMERGQWSLDTVQIRDFATDRHRTVDDTPAGGGAGMVLKADVLARAIDSASENDTRPRLLMSPRGRPLTQERVRELAAGDGIIIVCGRFEGVDQRVIEARGLEEVSIGDYVLSGGEPAALIVLDAIIRILPGVMGNDLSGLHESFEGGLLEHPHYTRPQEWEGREIPAILTSGNHGAIEKWRHQEAVRLTRERRPDLLEKSDASAPKSGSNFGKHDA; translated from the coding sequence ATGGCTTTCCGGGCGAGCGTGCTGACACTTTATCCGGAAATGTTTCCGGGGCATCTGGGCTTCTCGCTCGCCGGCAAGGCGATGGAGCGGGGGCAATGGTCGCTGGACACGGTTCAGATCCGCGACTTCGCCACCGACAGACATCGCACCGTCGATGACACCCCGGCCGGCGGCGGCGCCGGCATGGTGCTGAAGGCCGACGTTCTTGCACGTGCGATCGACAGCGCCTCAGAAAACGATACCCGCCCACGGCTGCTGATGAGCCCGCGCGGCCGGCCGCTGACGCAAGAGCGTGTGCGCGAGCTCGCGGCGGGCGACGGAATCATCATCGTCTGCGGCCGCTTCGAGGGTGTCGACCAGCGGGTGATCGAGGCGCGTGGACTGGAAGAGGTCTCGATCGGCGACTACGTGCTATCAGGCGGCGAGCCGGCGGCGCTGATCGTGCTCGATGCGATTATCCGCATCCTGCCTGGTGTCATGGGCAACGATCTTTCCGGCCTGCACGAAAGTTTCGAAGGCGGACTGCTGGAACATCCGCATTATACTCGGCCGCAGGAATGGGAAGGCCGGGAAATCCCCGCGATCCTCACCTCGGGCAACCACGGCGCGATCGAGAAATGGCGGCATCAGGAAGCGGTGCGGCTGACGCGGGAGCGGCGGCCGGATCTGCTGGAAAAGTCTGACGCATCGGCCCCAAAATCGGGATCGAATTTCGGAAAGCACGATGCGTAG